One genomic segment of Zymoseptoria tritici IPO323 chromosome 5, whole genome shotgun sequence includes these proteins:
- the ERG28 gene encoding ergosterol biosynthetic protein 28 (Endoplasmic reticulum membrane protein, may facilitate protein-protein interactions between the Erg26p dehydrogenase and the Erg27p 3-ketoreductase and/or tether these enzymes to the ER, also interacts with Erg6p), with product MSQVSSYLPPGEGFLPKWLLFIAVVALGNSIQSYTSLRGTREVYAGNNPSAVTPLSARTFGTWTGLSSIIRLYAAYNISNPVVYQLALWTYGIAFAHFFSEWLIFGTAKWGRGLGGPVFVSTVTTVWMVAQWGWYVR from the exons ATGTCACAAGTATCATCCTACCTCCCCCCGGGAGAAGGCTTCCTACCAAAGTGGCTCCTCTTC ATCGCAGTAGTCGCCCTCGGCAACAGCATCCAAAGCTATACTTCCCTCCGCGGCACCCGCGAAGTCTACGCCGGCAACAACCCCAGCGCCGTCACTCCTCTATCAGCCCGCACATTCGGAACCTGGACAGGCCTCAGCAGCATTATCCGCCTCTACGCCGCGTACAACATTTCTAACCCGGTGGTCTACCAACTCGCGCTCTGGACATACGGGATCGCATTTGCGCATTTCTTCAGCGAGTGGTTGATCTTCGGTACGGCGAAGTGGGGACGTGGATTGGGAGGGCCGGTGTTTGTGAGTACGGTTACTACGGTGTGGATGGTGGCGCAATGGGGATGGTATGTCAGGTAG
- a CDS encoding uncharacterized protein (unknown function, DUF1123 superfamily; hypothetical protein unknown function) — MSAALGLRQPLLRPVIALAGWTFIMQGWMYAKRLPALSNPDYGCSMEAGEIAHDMNTKLPIEVRQVADNYNHLHEQPTVFYAVALALSAIGDTHDYTIYGAWGYVGLRVVHSLFQSLVNKVMTRFQIFSLSSVVLASLTARAARLLF, encoded by the exons ATGTCTGCCGCCCTAGGACTCCGTCAgcctctcctccgcccagTCATCGCGCTGGCTGGATGGACATTTATCATGCAAG GATGGATGTATGCAAAGCGTCTCCCGGCGCTGTCCAACCCCGACTATGGCTGCTCCATGGAAGCTGGCGAGATCGCCCACGACATGAACACCAAGCTGCCCATTGAGGTCCGCCAGGTCGCCGACAACTACAATCATCTCCACGAGCAGCCAACCGTGTTCTACGCCGTTGCTCTGGCGCTGTCCGCCATTGGCGACACCCACGACTACACCATCTACGGAGCCTGGGGTTACGTTGGTTTGAGGGTCGTTCACTCCTTGTTCCAGTCGCTGGTCAACAAG GTCATGACCCGCTTCCAGATCTTCAGCTTGAGCTCTGTTGTCCTGGCATCGCTCACTGCCCGCGCTGCTCGCCTGCTCTTCTAG
- a CDS encoding TIP41-like protein (TIP41 - related to TOR pathway) yields MPSLAPDSAAGLQSHTSRNGVWKVTTRKQPILKADPIEELHKDVGIPIPEMIFGDNFVAITHLKSGWTLDFNARDALDRVSKTEEGMLQVAVAEEWKKERSHQQEVKQVVKPFDWSYSTDFKGTTHLGDAKGEWQTSSQTKDPIRTDLLSRQDPIEFFNEVDLFEDELADNGIAILNIKIRMMPDRLLLLSRYFLRLDGVIVRLRDTRVYVEHGSNKVIRQFTSKEEKYEVIQEKL; encoded by the coding sequence ATGCCGTCGCTCGCTCCCGACAGTGCTGCCGGCCTGCAGTCTCACACCAGCCGCAATGGCGTCTGGAAAGTGACCACGCGGAAGCAACCCATCCTCAAAGCCGATCCGATTGAAGAGCTGCACAAAGACGTTGGAATCCCGATCCCAGAAATGATCTTTGGCGACAACTTCGTTGCAATCACGCACTTGAAGTCTGGCTGGACTCTGGATTTCAACGCGCGCGATGCACTGGACCGTGTGAGCAAGACGGAAGAGGGCATGCTTCAAGTCGCCGTTGCAGAGGAGTGGAAGAAAGAGCGATCGCACCAGCAGGAGGTCAAGCAAGTGGTGAAGCCATTTGACTGGAGTTACAGCACGGACTTTAAGGGAACGACACATCTTGGAGATGCAAAAGGAGAGTGGCAGACCTCATCACAGACCAAGGATCCCATTCGGACAGATTTGCTCAGTCGGCAGGATCCCATTGAATTCTTCAACGAGGTTGACCTTTTCGAGGACGAATTGGCAGACAATGGAATTGCGATATTGAACATCAAAATTCGAATGATGCCGGATCGATTACTGCTGCTCAGCAGGTACTTCCTTCGACTGGACGGCGTTATCGTACGACTTCGGGACACGCGAGTGTACGTCGAGCACGGTTCGAACAAGGTCATTCGACAGTTCACatcgaaggaggagaagtacGAAGTGATTCAGGAGAAGCTC
- the HDA2403 gene encoding histone deacetylase (Histone deacetylase (RPD3/HDA1 superfamily) similar to Saccharomyces cerevisiae HOS3 protein), which produces MESNQPFGAPMVPPLETSLDNSNLSQISKPFPVANTRDAPFGKSSNPPTPSMSSPATRRVSQSAAFSNPPSPRLSNAPGARPSSSASSSRRPSSPMIKKRSSRSSLGPGQEELDSPRRPTPKRSISNLITGLREAHTSMELIEEPVPLTAAQVATDYFAKELSGHAEVGTEVETVVMLHDACYGHRFSRLKTNKTSLSMIVERPERLHASVLGASTAYVRLGKHHSEAENAPHPDRPRSSKPPFIIRRSARTLDVTSSFVTDVHGTAWMTELQRMCRAAPEKLAAGVKELDRRPAIGESEAPALHEGDLYLANESQQAFEGALGAVADAVDAIFSESTKTKRAFVAVRPPGHHCSANEPSGFCWLNNVHVGIEYAAQMHGLTHAAILDFDLHHGDGSQAITWERNSQNNIKRLNARNNKQKLGPDIGYYSIHDINSYPCEMGDDEKVQAASLCIENAHGQSIWNVHLQPWKTEAEFWQLYESRYMVLLDKAKTFLQHHASRLRSEGKIQPKAAIYISAGFDASEWEGAGMQRHKVSVPTDFYARITQDIVKLAQEIEGCEGRVISVLEGGYSDRALCSGVLSHLSGLCAAPVTTSTNGVGALMDISDHMTSLSINGLPASQVQQYDKSWWSASNLTALELKVNPPPPAQGKKARIGPQPTYATPTESFAYKVVDTDKFARSIAGTLRDAPDARQAPVLPPPEVDWVVATQELHKLLVPTDRQTKSFTAEELGGVRPKKEAHARAASPANAEGPRQLRDRKAKGPIRAESVHSDGMDSVRAASRSESRSSRRETISVLPSETPAPEKRRVSRRLSAGSTLDVFSSTIEADAPPVPSLPSTQVLGSNHGMKPPPVPINGGLQLNSKKPRAPAKPRKLATSASAPTSPRKAAAPAVPGVLGKQETARPLGTASNAADMESLTSGMKKVTLKLSGTKEEHDRKQKEKLDAERKGRALKAAETRRVNAAAKKAALQTAPRDSSARPAPQASSNTSVPKQSTAPAANGLPTPTSASTPVFPVDNTAPASSVIAPSTSSVVPPASMHQTSALPVNGAAMESLTNAGYASHVGRTQTSVPLTPQPLIQSYAADKNAAGTSQVARPPAPLPIGAQNQMRAPEYQNVLLPQQFTSFVPVNTAHSAEFPQPPSNFGFSSQPVPSLDNNRSLPVWSSTGPIPFGKAPARSEELEPAAEVPGSIWDVPVTPKKEP; this is translated from the coding sequence ATGGAATCAAATCAGCCCTTCGGGGCTCCCATGGTGCCTCCGCTTGAAACCTCCCTCGACAACTCCAACCTGTCGCAAATCTCGAAGCCATTTCCTGTCGCAAACACAAGAGATGCTCCATTTGGCAAATCTTCCAACCCACCGACTCCGAGCATGTCGAGCCCGGCCACGCGCCGCGTCTCGCAGTCCGCTGCATTTTCGAACCCACCCTCGCCTCGTCTATCAAATGCGCCAGGAGCACGGCCGTCAAGCTCTGCTTCCTCGAGTCGCAGACCGTCGTCGCCGATGATTAAAAAGAGGAGCTCGAGGTCTTCGTTAGGACCTGGGCAGGAAGAACTGGATTCACCAAGGAGACCAACGCCGAAACGATCAATCTCCAACCTGATCACTGGCTTGAGGGAAGCGCATACAAGCATGGAGCTGATTGAGGAGCCTGTGCCGCTCACGGCCGCCCAAGTTGCAACGGACTACTTCGCAAAAGAGCTGTCAGGTCATGCGGAAGTCGGGACAGAGGTAGAGACCGTGGTCATGCTGCACGATGCCTGCTATGGACACCGGTTCTCGCGCCTCAAGACCAACAAGACCTCCCTTTCGATGATCGTGGAGAGGCCGGAGCGACTTCACGCGAGTGTACTTGGAGCTTCCACTGCATACGTCCGTCTTGGGAAACACCACTCAGAAGCAGAAAATGCGCCTCATCCAGATCGGCCACGATCTTCCAAGCCGCCGTTCATTATTCGTCGCTCCGCACGAACCCTCGATGTCACGTCATCATTCGTAACGGATGTGCACGGAACCGCGTGGATGACTGAGCTGCAGAGGATGTGTCGCGCGGCACCAGAGAAGCTGGCAGCAGGTGTGAAGGAATTGGATCGACGACCTGCAATCGGAGAGAGTGAAGCGCCAGCACTCCACGAAGGCGATCTTTACCTTGCAAATGAATCCCAGCAGGCCTTCGAGGGCGCATTGGGAGCTGTTGCGGATGCTGTGGACGCCATCTTCTCGGAGTCTACGAAGACCAAGCGGGCATTTGTCGCCGTGCGCCCTCCTGGTCATCACTGCTCTGCAAATGAACCAAGCGGGTTCTGCTGGTTGAACAATGTGCACGTTGGCATCGAATATGCTGCTCAGATGCACGGCTTGACGCACGCTGCGATCCTCGACTTTGATCTCCACCACGGAGACGGCAGTCAGGCCATTACATGGGAACGCAACAGTCAGAATAACATCAAACGCCTCAATGCTAGAAATAACAAGCAAAAGCTTGGTCCTGATATCGGCTACTATAGCATTCACGACATCAATAGCTATCCTTGCGAGATGGGAGACGACGAAAAGGTCCAGGCCGCCAGTCTTTGCATCGAGAATGCTCACGGGCAGTCTATTTGGAATGTTCACCTGCAGCCCTGGAAGACCGAGGCTGAGTTCTGGCAGCTGTACGAGAGTCGCTACATGGTCTTGTTGGACAAGGCAAAGACCTTCCTGCAACATCATGCAAGCCGTTTGAGGTCAGAAGGGAAGATTCAACCGAAAGCAGCCATCTACATCTCTGCAGGCTTCGATGCGAGCGAGTGGGAGGGTGCCGGCATGCAACGACACAAAGTCAGTGTACCAACAGACTTCTACGCGCGAATCACCCAAGACATCGTCAAGCTGGCGCAGGAAATTGAGGGCTGTGAAGGTCGCGTGATCAGCGTGCTCGAAGGAGGATACAGTGATCGCGCTTTGTGCAGTGGTGTTCTGAGCCATCTGTCCGGGCTATGCGCTGCGCCAGTCACGACCTCTACAAACGGTGTTGGAGCTCTGATGGACATAAGCGACCACATGACTAGCCTGTCTATCAATGGACTCCCGGCTTCACAGGTTCAGCAATATGACAAGAGCTGGTGGTCTGCCAGCAACttgacggcgttggaattgAAAGTCAATCCACCACCGCCTGCgcaaggcaagaaggctcgAATTGGCCCGCAACCGACTTATGCGACTCCGACAGAGTCGTTTGCATACAAGGTGGTCGACACGGACAAGTTCGCTCGCTCGATCGCCGGAACGCTGCGCGACGCACCTGATGCTCGACAAGCACCAGTACTACCACCACCAGAGGTCGACTGGGTGGTCGCAACGCAAGAGCTCCATAAGCTGCTCGTTCCTACTGATAGGCAGACCAAGAGCTTCACGGCGGAAGAGCTCGGTGGGGTTCGACCCAAGAAAGAAGCGCACGCGCGAGCTGCTTCACCTGCCAATGCCGAAGGACCTAGACAGCTGCGGGACCGCAAGGCCAAAGGTCCTATCCGTGCCGAGAGCGTCCACAGCGACGGAATGGACAGCGTACGCGCAGCAAGTCGTTCTGAGAGCAGGAGCAGTAGAAGGGAGACTATCTCGGTACTGCCATCGGAGACACCTGCTCCGGAGAAGCGGAGGGTGAGCAGAAGACTTAGCGCTGGCAGTACGCTCGATGTCTTCAGCAGCACGATTGAAGCAGATGCGCCGCCCGTACCGTCATTGCCATCTACGCAAGTGTTGGGGTCTAACCACGGGATGAAGCCTCCCCCTGTTCCGATCAACGGTGGCCTTCAACTCAATAGCAAGAAGCCGAGAGCACCCGCAAAGCCTAGAAAGTTGGCCACATCTGCCAGTGCGCCAACATCGCCGCGAAAGGCTGCGGCTCCAGCAGTTCCCGGAGTGCTAGGCAAACAGGAAACGGCACGTCCTCTGGGTACCGCGAGTAATGCCGCAGACATGGAAAGTCTCACTAGCGGCATGAAGAAGGTCACGCTGAAGCTCAGTGGTACAAAAGAGGAGCACGACCGGAAGCAGAAAGAGAAGCTGGACGCAGAGCGAAAAGGGAGAGCGCTCAAAGCCGCCGAGACGCGTAGAGTCAACGccgctgcgaagaaggccgCACTGCAAACCGCTCCTCGTGACTCAAGTGCCAGGCCGGCTCCTCAGGCGAGCTCCAACACATCTGTTCCAAAACAGTCGACAGCTCCCGCTGCGAACGGTCTGCCAACTCCAACTTCGGCCTCCACTCCGGTCTTCCCCGTTGACAATACAGCGCCCGCTTCATCGGTCATCGCACCCAGCACGAGCTCAGTTGTTCCTCCAGCCAGCATGCACCAGACCAGTGCGCTTCCAGTCAACGGTGCCGCAATGGAAAGTTTGACGAATGCTGGCTATGCCTCACACGTAGGACGTACGCAGACATCAGTACCCCTTACGCCCCAGCCCCTGATCCAGTCGTATGCCGCCGACAAGAACGCTGCCGGCACTTCTCAAGTTGCTCGACCTCCAGCTCCCTTACCAATAGGCGCGCAAAATCAGATGCGAGCTCCCGAGTATCAGAATGTACTGCTACCACAGCAATTCACATCTTTTGTGCCCGTCAATACCGCTCACAGCGCCGAATTTCCACAGCCGCCCAGCAATTTTGGCTTCTCGTCCCAGCCAGTTCCCTCCTTGGACAACAATAGATCGCTCCCGGTCTGGAGCAGTACCGGCCCGATTCCATTTGGCAAAGCGCCCGCCCGGAGCGAAGAGCTGGAGCCAGCAGCTGAAGTTCCTGGCAGCATTTGGGACGTACCCGTCACTCCGAAGAAAGAGCCTTGA